A region of Scleropages formosus chromosome 2, fSclFor1.1, whole genome shotgun sequence DNA encodes the following proteins:
- the bmal2 gene encoding aryl hydrocarbon receptor nuclear translocator-like protein 2 isoform X2, which produces MVNERSASQACDVLAENSQSLPVSLPGSMTPSSVASKASGSVGAGMELPRKRKGSTENQDAMEVDVEDEQDKSEGDDQQVKVKCFREPHSQIEKRRRDKMNNLIDELSAMIPTCNPMSRKLDKLTVLRMAVQHLKSLKGATGSFTEANYKPSFLPDDELKHLVLRAADGFLFVVGCDRGKILFVSESVSKILNYSRAELIGQSLFDYIHPKDMGKVKEQLSACELHPRERLIDAKTGLQVQADLPVGAARLCSGARRSFFCRMKYNRVVVKVEEKGFQANTSKKKESQRYCTVHCTGYMRSWPASQLAAEVEGEADKESSHFSCLVAVGRVHPHAGPQSNGEVRVKPTEFVTRYAMDGKFTFVDQRATTILGYLPQELLGTSCYEYFHQDDLAHLADRHRKVLRSKEKIETNCYKFKTKYGSFVTLQSQWFSFINPWTKEVEYIVSTNTVISGRTGASGEKSDQPSDSKTPEDEAKKTFPIIPGISSGSGSMIYAGSIGTQIANELLDFNRMNSSPSSGNASPFSVLQDKSPLALTGASANVPNGEAADSERPGRSGSEGESRGSQFPACEPLAGDHSQLDLDSVVGPGLGSLSNDEAAMAVIMSLLDTDANLGEAVDFDEMHWSL; this is translated from the exons GTGATGTGCTGGCGGAGAACAGCCAGAGCCTCCCTGTCTCCCTGCCCGGCTCTATGACGCCCAGCTCAGTCGCTAGCAAAGCCTCGGGCTCTGTGGGGGCGGGCATGGAGCTGCCCAGGAAGCGCAAAGGCAGCACGGAGAACCA GGATGCTATGGAGGTGGACGTGGAGGACGAACAGGACAA GTCTGAAGGAGATGACCAGCAAGTGAAGGTTAAGTGTTTCAg GGAGCCCCACAGCCAAATCGAGAAGCGTCGGCGGGACAAGATGAACAACCTTATTGACGAGCTCTCCGCTATGATTCCTACCTGTAACCCCATGTCCCGCAAGCTGGACAAGCTGACAGTGCTTCGCATGGCTGTCCAGCACCTCAAATCTCTAAAAG GTGCCACTGGCTCCTTTACTGAAGCCAACTACAAGCCTTCATTCTTGCCTGACGATGAGCTCAAGCACCTTGTCCTGAGG GCTGCAGATGGGTTCTTGTTTGTTGTGGGGTGTGACCGGGGAAAGATCCTCTTTGTGTCAGAGTCAGTCTCCAAGATACTTAACTACAGTCGG GCAGAGCTGATTGGACAGAGCCTCTTCGACTACATCCACCCTAAAGACATGGGTAAAGTGAAGGAACAGCTGTCGGCGTGCGAACTGCACCCACGCGAGCGGCTGATAGATGCGAAAA CGGGACTCCAGGTGCAGGCAGACCTTCCTGTTGGTGCAGCTCGCCTGTGCTCTGGAGCTCGCAGGTCCTTCTTCTGTCGCATGAAGTACAACCGCGTGGTGGTGAAGGTGGAGGAGAAGGGCTTCCAGGCCAATACCTCAAAAAAGAAAG AGTCGCAGAGGTACTGCACTGTGCACTGTACAGGCTACATGCGCAGCTGGCCGGCCAGCCAGCTGGCTGCGGAGGTAGAAGGGGAAGCGGACAAGGAGAGCTCCCACTTCAGCTGCCTGGTGGCCGTCGGCCGGGTGCACCCCCACGCCGGCCCACAGTCTAACGGAGAGGTCAGGGTCAAGCCGACAGAGTTTGTCACCCGTTACGCCATGGATGGAAAGTTTACCTTTGTGGACCAACG AGCGACTACCATTCTGGGCTACCTGCCCCAGGAGCTCCTGGGGACGTCTTGCTACGAGTACTTCCATCAGGATGACTTGGCGCACCTGGCAGACAGGCACAGGAAAG TACTGAGGAGTAAAGAGAAGATTGAAACAAATTGCTAtaagtttaaaacaaaatatggcTCTTTTGTCACGCTACAAAGTCAGTGGTTTAGTTTTATAAATCCCTGGACCAAAGAAGTAGAATACATAGTGTCAACCAATACAGTCATATC GGGTCGCACTGGAGCGTCAGGGGAGAAATCGGATCAGCCCAGCGATTCAAAGACTCCTGAAG ATGAAGCCAAGAAGACCTTTCCCATCATCCCAGGcatctccagcgggtctggttCCATGATCTATGCTGGCAGCATTGGCACCCAAATAGCTAATGAGCTGCTGGACTTCAACAG GATGAACTCTTCTCCGTCAAGTGGTAACGCCAGCCCCTTCAGCGTGCTGCAGGACAAGTCTCCTTTGGCGCTGACCGGTGCGAGTGCCAAT GTGCCAAACGGAGAGGCGGCGGACTCGGAGCGGCCTGGCAGGTCTGGCTCGGAGGGAGAGAGCCGCGGATCACAGTTTCCTGCATGCGAGCCTCTCGCAG GGGACCACTCCCAGCTGGACCTGGACAGTGTGGTGGGGCCGGGTCTGGGCAGCCTGAGCAACGACGAGGCCGCCATGGCGGTGATCATGAGCCTCTTGGACACGGACGCCAATCTGGGAGAGGCTGTAGATTTTGACGAGATGCACTGGTCCCTGTAG
- the bmal2 gene encoding aryl hydrocarbon receptor nuclear translocator-like protein 2 isoform X4, with the protein MTPSSVASKASGSVGAGMELPRKRKGSTENQDAMEVDVEDEQDKSEGDDQQVKVKCFREPHSQIEKRRRDKMNNLIDELSAMIPTCNPMSRKLDKLTVLRMAVQHLKSLKGATGSFTEANYKPSFLPDDELKHLVLRAADGFLFVVGCDRGKILFVSESVSKILNYSRAELIGQSLFDYIHPKDMGKVKEQLSACELHPRERLIDAKTGLQVQADLPVGAARLCSGARRSFFCRMKYNRVVVKVEEKGFQANTSKKKESQRYCTVHCTGYMRSWPASQLAAEVEGEADKESSHFSCLVAVGRVHPHAGPQSNGEVRVKPTEFVTRYAMDGKFTFVDQRATTILGYLPQELLGTSCYEYFHQDDLAHLADRHRKVLRSKEKIETNCYKFKTKYGSFVTLQSQWFSFINPWTKEVEYIVSTNTVISGRTGASGEKSDQPSDSKTPEDEAKKTFPIIPGISSGSGSMIYAGSIGTQIANELLDFNRMNSSPSSGNASPFSVLQDKSPLALTGASANVPNGEAADSERPGRSGSEGESRGSQFPACEPLAGDHSQLDLDSVVGPGLGSLSNDEAAMAVIMSLLDTDANLGEAVDFDEMHWSL; encoded by the exons ATGACGCCCAGCTCAGTCGCTAGCAAAGCCTCGGGCTCTGTGGGGGCGGGCATGGAGCTGCCCAGGAAGCGCAAAGGCAGCACGGAGAACCA GGATGCTATGGAGGTGGACGTGGAGGACGAACAGGACAA GTCTGAAGGAGATGACCAGCAAGTGAAGGTTAAGTGTTTCAg GGAGCCCCACAGCCAAATCGAGAAGCGTCGGCGGGACAAGATGAACAACCTTATTGACGAGCTCTCCGCTATGATTCCTACCTGTAACCCCATGTCCCGCAAGCTGGACAAGCTGACAGTGCTTCGCATGGCTGTCCAGCACCTCAAATCTCTAAAAG GTGCCACTGGCTCCTTTACTGAAGCCAACTACAAGCCTTCATTCTTGCCTGACGATGAGCTCAAGCACCTTGTCCTGAGG GCTGCAGATGGGTTCTTGTTTGTTGTGGGGTGTGACCGGGGAAAGATCCTCTTTGTGTCAGAGTCAGTCTCCAAGATACTTAACTACAGTCGG GCAGAGCTGATTGGACAGAGCCTCTTCGACTACATCCACCCTAAAGACATGGGTAAAGTGAAGGAACAGCTGTCGGCGTGCGAACTGCACCCACGCGAGCGGCTGATAGATGCGAAAA CGGGACTCCAGGTGCAGGCAGACCTTCCTGTTGGTGCAGCTCGCCTGTGCTCTGGAGCTCGCAGGTCCTTCTTCTGTCGCATGAAGTACAACCGCGTGGTGGTGAAGGTGGAGGAGAAGGGCTTCCAGGCCAATACCTCAAAAAAGAAAG AGTCGCAGAGGTACTGCACTGTGCACTGTACAGGCTACATGCGCAGCTGGCCGGCCAGCCAGCTGGCTGCGGAGGTAGAAGGGGAAGCGGACAAGGAGAGCTCCCACTTCAGCTGCCTGGTGGCCGTCGGCCGGGTGCACCCCCACGCCGGCCCACAGTCTAACGGAGAGGTCAGGGTCAAGCCGACAGAGTTTGTCACCCGTTACGCCATGGATGGAAAGTTTACCTTTGTGGACCAACG AGCGACTACCATTCTGGGCTACCTGCCCCAGGAGCTCCTGGGGACGTCTTGCTACGAGTACTTCCATCAGGATGACTTGGCGCACCTGGCAGACAGGCACAGGAAAG TACTGAGGAGTAAAGAGAAGATTGAAACAAATTGCTAtaagtttaaaacaaaatatggcTCTTTTGTCACGCTACAAAGTCAGTGGTTTAGTTTTATAAATCCCTGGACCAAAGAAGTAGAATACATAGTGTCAACCAATACAGTCATATC GGGTCGCACTGGAGCGTCAGGGGAGAAATCGGATCAGCCCAGCGATTCAAAGACTCCTGAAG ATGAAGCCAAGAAGACCTTTCCCATCATCCCAGGcatctccagcgggtctggttCCATGATCTATGCTGGCAGCATTGGCACCCAAATAGCTAATGAGCTGCTGGACTTCAACAG GATGAACTCTTCTCCGTCAAGTGGTAACGCCAGCCCCTTCAGCGTGCTGCAGGACAAGTCTCCTTTGGCGCTGACCGGTGCGAGTGCCAAT GTGCCAAACGGAGAGGCGGCGGACTCGGAGCGGCCTGGCAGGTCTGGCTCGGAGGGAGAGAGCCGCGGATCACAGTTTCCTGCATGCGAGCCTCTCGCAG GGGACCACTCCCAGCTGGACCTGGACAGTGTGGTGGGGCCGGGTCTGGGCAGCCTGAGCAACGACGAGGCCGCCATGGCGGTGATCATGAGCCTCTTGGACACGGACGCCAATCTGGGAGAGGCTGTAGATTTTGACGAGATGCACTGGTCCCTGTAG
- the bmal2 gene encoding aryl hydrocarbon receptor nuclear translocator-like protein 2 isoform X5, with protein MEVDVEDEQDKSEGDDQQVKVKCFREPHSQIEKRRRDKMNNLIDELSAMIPTCNPMSRKLDKLTVLRMAVQHLKSLKGATGSFTEANYKPSFLPDDELKHLVLRAADGFLFVVGCDRGKILFVSESVSKILNYSRAELIGQSLFDYIHPKDMGKVKEQLSACELHPRERLIDAKTGLQVQADLPVGAARLCSGARRSFFCRMKYNRVVVKVEEKGFQANTSKKKESQRYCTVHCTGYMRSWPASQLAAEVEGEADKESSHFSCLVAVGRVHPHAGPQSNGEVRVKPTEFVTRYAMDGKFTFVDQRATTILGYLPQELLGTSCYEYFHQDDLAHLADRHRKVLRSKEKIETNCYKFKTKYGSFVTLQSQWFSFINPWTKEVEYIVSTNTVISGRTGASGEKSDQPSDSKTPEDEAKKTFPIIPGISSGSGSMIYAGSIGTQIANELLDFNRMNSSPSSGNASPFSVLQDKSPLALTGASANVPNGEAADSERPGRSGSEGESRGSQFPACEPLAGDHSQLDLDSVVGPGLGSLSNDEAAMAVIMSLLDTDANLGEAVDFDEMHWSL; from the exons ATGGAGGTGGACGTGGAGGACGAACAGGACAA GTCTGAAGGAGATGACCAGCAAGTGAAGGTTAAGTGTTTCAg GGAGCCCCACAGCCAAATCGAGAAGCGTCGGCGGGACAAGATGAACAACCTTATTGACGAGCTCTCCGCTATGATTCCTACCTGTAACCCCATGTCCCGCAAGCTGGACAAGCTGACAGTGCTTCGCATGGCTGTCCAGCACCTCAAATCTCTAAAAG GTGCCACTGGCTCCTTTACTGAAGCCAACTACAAGCCTTCATTCTTGCCTGACGATGAGCTCAAGCACCTTGTCCTGAGG GCTGCAGATGGGTTCTTGTTTGTTGTGGGGTGTGACCGGGGAAAGATCCTCTTTGTGTCAGAGTCAGTCTCCAAGATACTTAACTACAGTCGG GCAGAGCTGATTGGACAGAGCCTCTTCGACTACATCCACCCTAAAGACATGGGTAAAGTGAAGGAACAGCTGTCGGCGTGCGAACTGCACCCACGCGAGCGGCTGATAGATGCGAAAA CGGGACTCCAGGTGCAGGCAGACCTTCCTGTTGGTGCAGCTCGCCTGTGCTCTGGAGCTCGCAGGTCCTTCTTCTGTCGCATGAAGTACAACCGCGTGGTGGTGAAGGTGGAGGAGAAGGGCTTCCAGGCCAATACCTCAAAAAAGAAAG AGTCGCAGAGGTACTGCACTGTGCACTGTACAGGCTACATGCGCAGCTGGCCGGCCAGCCAGCTGGCTGCGGAGGTAGAAGGGGAAGCGGACAAGGAGAGCTCCCACTTCAGCTGCCTGGTGGCCGTCGGCCGGGTGCACCCCCACGCCGGCCCACAGTCTAACGGAGAGGTCAGGGTCAAGCCGACAGAGTTTGTCACCCGTTACGCCATGGATGGAAAGTTTACCTTTGTGGACCAACG AGCGACTACCATTCTGGGCTACCTGCCCCAGGAGCTCCTGGGGACGTCTTGCTACGAGTACTTCCATCAGGATGACTTGGCGCACCTGGCAGACAGGCACAGGAAAG TACTGAGGAGTAAAGAGAAGATTGAAACAAATTGCTAtaagtttaaaacaaaatatggcTCTTTTGTCACGCTACAAAGTCAGTGGTTTAGTTTTATAAATCCCTGGACCAAAGAAGTAGAATACATAGTGTCAACCAATACAGTCATATC GGGTCGCACTGGAGCGTCAGGGGAGAAATCGGATCAGCCCAGCGATTCAAAGACTCCTGAAG ATGAAGCCAAGAAGACCTTTCCCATCATCCCAGGcatctccagcgggtctggttCCATGATCTATGCTGGCAGCATTGGCACCCAAATAGCTAATGAGCTGCTGGACTTCAACAG GATGAACTCTTCTCCGTCAAGTGGTAACGCCAGCCCCTTCAGCGTGCTGCAGGACAAGTCTCCTTTGGCGCTGACCGGTGCGAGTGCCAAT GTGCCAAACGGAGAGGCGGCGGACTCGGAGCGGCCTGGCAGGTCTGGCTCGGAGGGAGAGAGCCGCGGATCACAGTTTCCTGCATGCGAGCCTCTCGCAG GGGACCACTCCCAGCTGGACCTGGACAGTGTGGTGGGGCCGGGTCTGGGCAGCCTGAGCAACGACGAGGCCGCCATGGCGGTGATCATGAGCCTCTTGGACACGGACGCCAATCTGGGAGAGGCTGTAGATTTTGACGAGATGCACTGGTCCCTGTAG
- the bmal2 gene encoding aryl hydrocarbon receptor nuclear translocator-like protein 2 isoform X3: MSSGSAAAGGGDGAPGERTGDVLAENSQSLPVSLPGSMTPSSVASKASGSVGAGMELPRKRKGSTENQDAMEVDVEDEQDKSEGDDQQVKVKCFREPHSQIEKRRRDKMNNLIDELSAMIPTCNPMSRKLDKLTVLRMAVQHLKSLKGATGSFTEANYKPSFLPDDELKHLVLRAELIGQSLFDYIHPKDMGKVKEQLSACELHPRERLIDAKTGLQVQADLPVGAARLCSGARRSFFCRMKYNRVVVKVEEKGFQANTSKKKESQRYCTVHCTGYMRSWPASQLAAEVEGEADKESSHFSCLVAVGRVHPHAGPQSNGEVRVKPTEFVTRYAMDGKFTFVDQRATTILGYLPQELLGTSCYEYFHQDDLAHLADRHRKVLRSKEKIETNCYKFKTKYGSFVTLQSQWFSFINPWTKEVEYIVSTNTVISGRTGASGEKSDQPSDSKTPEDEAKKTFPIIPGISSGSGSMIYAGSIGTQIANELLDFNRMNSSPSSGNASPFSVLQDKSPLALTGASANVPNGEAADSERPGRSGSEGESRGSQFPACEPLAGDHSQLDLDSVVGPGLGSLSNDEAAMAVIMSLLDTDANLGEAVDFDEMHWSL; encoded by the exons GTGATGTGCTGGCGGAGAACAGCCAGAGCCTCCCTGTCTCCCTGCCCGGCTCTATGACGCCCAGCTCAGTCGCTAGCAAAGCCTCGGGCTCTGTGGGGGCGGGCATGGAGCTGCCCAGGAAGCGCAAAGGCAGCACGGAGAACCA GGATGCTATGGAGGTGGACGTGGAGGACGAACAGGACAA GTCTGAAGGAGATGACCAGCAAGTGAAGGTTAAGTGTTTCAg GGAGCCCCACAGCCAAATCGAGAAGCGTCGGCGGGACAAGATGAACAACCTTATTGACGAGCTCTCCGCTATGATTCCTACCTGTAACCCCATGTCCCGCAAGCTGGACAAGCTGACAGTGCTTCGCATGGCTGTCCAGCACCTCAAATCTCTAAAAG GTGCCACTGGCTCCTTTACTGAAGCCAACTACAAGCCTTCATTCTTGCCTGACGATGAGCTCAAGCACCTTGTCCTGAGG GCAGAGCTGATTGGACAGAGCCTCTTCGACTACATCCACCCTAAAGACATGGGTAAAGTGAAGGAACAGCTGTCGGCGTGCGAACTGCACCCACGCGAGCGGCTGATAGATGCGAAAA CGGGACTCCAGGTGCAGGCAGACCTTCCTGTTGGTGCAGCTCGCCTGTGCTCTGGAGCTCGCAGGTCCTTCTTCTGTCGCATGAAGTACAACCGCGTGGTGGTGAAGGTGGAGGAGAAGGGCTTCCAGGCCAATACCTCAAAAAAGAAAG AGTCGCAGAGGTACTGCACTGTGCACTGTACAGGCTACATGCGCAGCTGGCCGGCCAGCCAGCTGGCTGCGGAGGTAGAAGGGGAAGCGGACAAGGAGAGCTCCCACTTCAGCTGCCTGGTGGCCGTCGGCCGGGTGCACCCCCACGCCGGCCCACAGTCTAACGGAGAGGTCAGGGTCAAGCCGACAGAGTTTGTCACCCGTTACGCCATGGATGGAAAGTTTACCTTTGTGGACCAACG AGCGACTACCATTCTGGGCTACCTGCCCCAGGAGCTCCTGGGGACGTCTTGCTACGAGTACTTCCATCAGGATGACTTGGCGCACCTGGCAGACAGGCACAGGAAAG TACTGAGGAGTAAAGAGAAGATTGAAACAAATTGCTAtaagtttaaaacaaaatatggcTCTTTTGTCACGCTACAAAGTCAGTGGTTTAGTTTTATAAATCCCTGGACCAAAGAAGTAGAATACATAGTGTCAACCAATACAGTCATATC GGGTCGCACTGGAGCGTCAGGGGAGAAATCGGATCAGCCCAGCGATTCAAAGACTCCTGAAG ATGAAGCCAAGAAGACCTTTCCCATCATCCCAGGcatctccagcgggtctggttCCATGATCTATGCTGGCAGCATTGGCACCCAAATAGCTAATGAGCTGCTGGACTTCAACAG GATGAACTCTTCTCCGTCAAGTGGTAACGCCAGCCCCTTCAGCGTGCTGCAGGACAAGTCTCCTTTGGCGCTGACCGGTGCGAGTGCCAAT GTGCCAAACGGAGAGGCGGCGGACTCGGAGCGGCCTGGCAGGTCTGGCTCGGAGGGAGAGAGCCGCGGATCACAGTTTCCTGCATGCGAGCCTCTCGCAG GGGACCACTCCCAGCTGGACCTGGACAGTGTGGTGGGGCCGGGTCTGGGCAGCCTGAGCAACGACGAGGCCGCCATGGCGGTGATCATGAGCCTCTTGGACACGGACGCCAATCTGGGAGAGGCTGTAGATTTTGACGAGATGCACTGGTCCCTGTAG
- the bmal2 gene encoding aryl hydrocarbon receptor nuclear translocator-like protein 2 isoform X1, translating into MSSGSAAAGGGDGAPGERTGDVLAENSQSLPVSLPGSMTPSSVASKASGSVGAGMELPRKRKGSTENQDAMEVDVEDEQDKSEGDDQQVKVKCFREPHSQIEKRRRDKMNNLIDELSAMIPTCNPMSRKLDKLTVLRMAVQHLKSLKGATGSFTEANYKPSFLPDDELKHLVLRAADGFLFVVGCDRGKILFVSESVSKILNYSRAELIGQSLFDYIHPKDMGKVKEQLSACELHPRERLIDAKTGLQVQADLPVGAARLCSGARRSFFCRMKYNRVVVKVEEKGFQANTSKKKESQRYCTVHCTGYMRSWPASQLAAEVEGEADKESSHFSCLVAVGRVHPHAGPQSNGEVRVKPTEFVTRYAMDGKFTFVDQRATTILGYLPQELLGTSCYEYFHQDDLAHLADRHRKVLRSKEKIETNCYKFKTKYGSFVTLQSQWFSFINPWTKEVEYIVSTNTVISGRTGASGEKSDQPSDSKTPEDEAKKTFPIIPGISSGSGSMIYAGSIGTQIANELLDFNRMNSSPSSGNASPFSVLQDKSPLALTGASANVPNGEAADSERPGRSGSEGESRGSQFPACEPLAGDHSQLDLDSVVGPGLGSLSNDEAAMAVIMSLLDTDANLGEAVDFDEMHWSL; encoded by the exons GTGATGTGCTGGCGGAGAACAGCCAGAGCCTCCCTGTCTCCCTGCCCGGCTCTATGACGCCCAGCTCAGTCGCTAGCAAAGCCTCGGGCTCTGTGGGGGCGGGCATGGAGCTGCCCAGGAAGCGCAAAGGCAGCACGGAGAACCA GGATGCTATGGAGGTGGACGTGGAGGACGAACAGGACAA GTCTGAAGGAGATGACCAGCAAGTGAAGGTTAAGTGTTTCAg GGAGCCCCACAGCCAAATCGAGAAGCGTCGGCGGGACAAGATGAACAACCTTATTGACGAGCTCTCCGCTATGATTCCTACCTGTAACCCCATGTCCCGCAAGCTGGACAAGCTGACAGTGCTTCGCATGGCTGTCCAGCACCTCAAATCTCTAAAAG GTGCCACTGGCTCCTTTACTGAAGCCAACTACAAGCCTTCATTCTTGCCTGACGATGAGCTCAAGCACCTTGTCCTGAGG GCTGCAGATGGGTTCTTGTTTGTTGTGGGGTGTGACCGGGGAAAGATCCTCTTTGTGTCAGAGTCAGTCTCCAAGATACTTAACTACAGTCGG GCAGAGCTGATTGGACAGAGCCTCTTCGACTACATCCACCCTAAAGACATGGGTAAAGTGAAGGAACAGCTGTCGGCGTGCGAACTGCACCCACGCGAGCGGCTGATAGATGCGAAAA CGGGACTCCAGGTGCAGGCAGACCTTCCTGTTGGTGCAGCTCGCCTGTGCTCTGGAGCTCGCAGGTCCTTCTTCTGTCGCATGAAGTACAACCGCGTGGTGGTGAAGGTGGAGGAGAAGGGCTTCCAGGCCAATACCTCAAAAAAGAAAG AGTCGCAGAGGTACTGCACTGTGCACTGTACAGGCTACATGCGCAGCTGGCCGGCCAGCCAGCTGGCTGCGGAGGTAGAAGGGGAAGCGGACAAGGAGAGCTCCCACTTCAGCTGCCTGGTGGCCGTCGGCCGGGTGCACCCCCACGCCGGCCCACAGTCTAACGGAGAGGTCAGGGTCAAGCCGACAGAGTTTGTCACCCGTTACGCCATGGATGGAAAGTTTACCTTTGTGGACCAACG AGCGACTACCATTCTGGGCTACCTGCCCCAGGAGCTCCTGGGGACGTCTTGCTACGAGTACTTCCATCAGGATGACTTGGCGCACCTGGCAGACAGGCACAGGAAAG TACTGAGGAGTAAAGAGAAGATTGAAACAAATTGCTAtaagtttaaaacaaaatatggcTCTTTTGTCACGCTACAAAGTCAGTGGTTTAGTTTTATAAATCCCTGGACCAAAGAAGTAGAATACATAGTGTCAACCAATACAGTCATATC GGGTCGCACTGGAGCGTCAGGGGAGAAATCGGATCAGCCCAGCGATTCAAAGACTCCTGAAG ATGAAGCCAAGAAGACCTTTCCCATCATCCCAGGcatctccagcgggtctggttCCATGATCTATGCTGGCAGCATTGGCACCCAAATAGCTAATGAGCTGCTGGACTTCAACAG GATGAACTCTTCTCCGTCAAGTGGTAACGCCAGCCCCTTCAGCGTGCTGCAGGACAAGTCTCCTTTGGCGCTGACCGGTGCGAGTGCCAAT GTGCCAAACGGAGAGGCGGCGGACTCGGAGCGGCCTGGCAGGTCTGGCTCGGAGGGAGAGAGCCGCGGATCACAGTTTCCTGCATGCGAGCCTCTCGCAG GGGACCACTCCCAGCTGGACCTGGACAGTGTGGTGGGGCCGGGTCTGGGCAGCCTGAGCAACGACGAGGCCGCCATGGCGGTGATCATGAGCCTCTTGGACACGGACGCCAATCTGGGAGAGGCTGTAGATTTTGACGAGATGCACTGGTCCCTGTAG